In Saccharomyces cerevisiae S288C chromosome VIII, complete sequence, a genomic segment contains:
- the ERG9 gene encoding bifunctional farnesyl-diphosphate farnesyltransferase/squalene synthase (Farnesyl-diphosphate farnesyl transferase (squalene synthase); joins two farnesyl pyrophosphate moieties to form squalene in the sterol biosynthesis pathway), which produces MGKLLQLALHPVEMKAALKLKFCRTPLFSIYDQSTSPYLLHCFELLNLTSRSFAAVIRELHPELRNCVTLFYLILRALDTIEDDMSIEHDLKIDLLRHFHEKLLLTKWSFDGNAPDVKDRAVLTDFESILIEFHKLKPEYQEVIKEITEKMGNGMADYILDENYNLNGLQTVHDYDVYCHYVAGLVGDGLTRLIVIAKFANESLYSNEQLYESMGLFLQKTNIIRDYNEDLVDGRSFWPKEIWSQYAPQLKDFMKPENEQLGLDCINHLVLNALSHVIDVLTYLAGIHEQSTFQFCAIPQVMAIATLALVFNNREVLHGNVKIRKGTTCYLILKSRTLRGCVEIFDYYLRDIKSKLAVQDPNFLKLNIQISKIEQFMEEMYQDKLPPNVKPNETPIFLKVKERSRYDDELVPTQQEEEYKFNMVLSIILSVLLGFYYIYTLHRA; this is translated from the coding sequence ATGGGAAAGCTATTACAATTGGCATTGCATCCGGTCGAGATGAAGGCAGCTTTGAAGCTGAAGTTTTGCAGAACACCGCTATTCTCCATCTATGATCAGTCCACGTCTCCATATCTCTTGCACTGTTTCGAACTGTTGAACTTGACCTCCAGATCGTTTGCTGCTGTGATCAGAGAGCTGCATCCAGAATTGAGAAACTGTGTTACTCTCttttatttgattttaaGGGCTTTGGATACCATCGAAGACGATATGTCCATCGAACAcgatttgaaaattgaCTTGTTGCGTCACTTCCACGAGAAATTGTTGTTAACTAAATGGAGTTTCGACGGAAATGCCCCCGATGTGAAGGACAGAGCCGTTTTGACAGATTTCGAATCGATTCTTATTGAATTCCACAAATTGAAACCAGAATATCAAGAAGTCATCAAGGAGATCACCGAGAAAATGGGTAATGGTATGGCCGACTACATCTTAGATGAAAATTACAACTTGAATGGGTTGCAAACCGTCCACGACTACGACGTGTACTGTCACTACGTAGCTGGTTTGGTCGGTGATGGTTTGACCCGTTTGATTGTCATTGCCAAGTTTGCCAACGAATCTTTGTATTCTAATGAGCAATTGTATGAAAGCATGGGTCTTTTCCTACAAAAAACCAACATCATCAGAGATTACAATGAAGATTTGGTCGATGGTAGATCCTTCTGGCCCAAGGAAATCTGGTCACAATACGCTCCTCAGTTGAAGGACTTCATGAAACCTGAAAACGAACAACTGGGGTTGGACTGTATAAACCACCTCGTCTTAAACGCATTGAGTCATGTTATCGATGTGTTGACTTATTTGGCCGGTATCCACGAGCAATCCACTTTCCAATTTTGTGCCATTCCCCAAGTTATGGCCATTGCAACCTTGGCTTTGGTATTCAACAACCGTGAAGTGCTACATGGCAATGTAAAGATTCGTAAGGGTACTACCTGctatttaattttgaaatcaagGACTTTGCGTGGCTGTGTCGAGATTTTTGACTATTACTTACGTGatatcaaatctaaattgGCTGTGCAAGATCCAAATTTCTTAAAATTGAACATTCAAATCTCCAAGATCGAACAGTTTATGGAAGAAATGTACCAGGATAAATTACCTCCTAACGTGAAGCCAAATGAAACtccaattttcttgaaagtTAAAGAAAGATCCAGATACGATGATGAATTGGTTCCAACccaacaagaagaagagtaCAAGTTCAATATGGTTTTATCTATCATCTTGTCCGTTCTTCTTGGgttttattatatatacactTTACACAGAGCGTGA
- the CTF8 gene encoding Ctf8p (Subunit of a complex with Ctf18p; shares some subunits with Replication Factor C; required for sister chromatid cohesion) translates to MPSVDIDASQWQKLTQSREKQTTVITPLGMMMLEIQGELELPKDFASLARRDSPNEGRFSEQDGETLIRFGSLQIDGERATLFVGKKQRLLGKVTKLDVPMGIMHFNSKDNKVELVDVMKYKVIFKDRPLPIM, encoded by the coding sequence ATGCCTAGTGTAGATATAGATGCTAGTCAATGGCAGAAGTTGACACAGTCAAGAGAAAAGCAGACCACGGTGATAACACCGCTTGGGATGATGATGCTGGAGATTCAAGGTGAACTAGAGTTGCCTAAGGACTTTGCGTCGCTGGCGAGGAGAGATTCTCCAAATGAGGGAAGGTTCAGTGAACAGGACGGCGAAACTTTAATACGATTTGGGTCGTTACAGATTGACGGAGAGAGGGCCACATTGTTTGTCGGCAAGAAACAGCGTTTACTGGGGAAGGTGACAAAGCTAGACGTACCGATGGGTATAATGCATTTCAATTCGAAAGATAATAAGGTCGAATTAGTTGATGTAATGAAATATAAGGTTATCTTTAAGGATAGGCCTCTACCTATTATGTAA
- the LNP1 gene encoding Lnp1p (Lunapark family member involved in ER network formation; regulates the ER asymmetry-induced inheritance block during ER stress; localizes to ER junctions and this localization is regulated by the yeast atlastin ortholog Sey1p; required for reticulophagy where it is proposed to stabilize the actin-dependent remodeling of the ER; interacts with the reticulon protein Rtn1p; induced in response to the DNA-damaging agent MMS), whose protein sequence is MFSALGKWVRGSRNDKDFVTKYTADLSQITSQIHQLDVALKKSQSILSQWQSNLTFYGIALTVLALSYTYWEYHGYRPYLVVTALLCIGSLILFKWALTKLYAFYNNNRLRKLAKLRAIHQKKLEKLKEETHYNATSSIIQRFSSGEDQNDDAMVLLDDELNAKYQELNNLKTELEKFKKESHVKGLKKEDSDAWFDKIISVLAGGNELDSTSSLSPFKKIICPQCHWKSNCYRLASKPIIFICPHCNHKIDEVKEREDAIEAKQPAQPSQSEKEKTK, encoded by the coding sequence ATGTTTAGTGCATTAGGTAAATGGGTCCGAGGCTCTCGCAATGATAAGGACTTTGTGACGAAGTATACCGCAGATTTATCACAAATAACTTCACAGATCCATCAATTAGATGTCGCGTTAAAGAAAAGCCAATCCATCTTGAGTCAATGGCAATCAAATCTGACCTTTTATGGTATTGCGTTAACGGTATTGGCCCTGAGCTACACATATTGGGAGTACCATGGTTATCGACCATACCTTGTGGTGACTGCGCTACTATGCATAGGCTCGCTAATCTTGTTCAAATGGGCATTAACCAAACTCTATGCATTTTATAACAACAATAGGTTACGCAAGTTGGCAAAACTCCGTGCAATTcatcaaaagaaactgGAAAAGTTAAAGGAAGAGACCCACTATAATGCTACAAGCTCAATCATCCAACGGTTTTCTTCCGGTGAAGATCAAAACGACGATGCCATGGTACTTCTAGATGATGAATTAAATGCTAAATACCAAGAATTAAACAATCTAAAGACAGAGCtagaaaaatttaagaAGGAAAGCCATGTAAAGGGCCTAAAGAAGGAAGACAGCGATGCATGGTTCGACAAAATCATCAGCGTACTGGCAGGCGGTAATGAATTGGACTCAACAAGTTCGCTCTCTcccttcaaaaaaatcatatgTCCACAGTGTCATTGGAAATCCAATTGCTACAGATTGGCCAGTAAGCCAATCATCTTTATCTGTCCTCACTGTAACCACAAAATAGACGAAGTAAAGGAAAGAGAAGACGCCATTGAAGCAAAACAACCGGCACAGCCTTCGCAGTCggagaaggaaaaaacaaaatga
- the EGD2 gene encoding Egd2p (Alpha subunit of the nascent polypeptide-associated complex (NAC); involved in protein sorting and translocation; associated with cytoplasmic ribosomes): MSAIPENANVTVLNKNEKKARELIGKLGLKQIPGIIRVTFRKKDNQIYAIEKPEVFRSAGGNYVVFGEAKVDNFTQKLAAAQQQAQASGIMPSNEDVATKSPEDIQADMQAAAEGSVNAAAEEDDEEGEVDAGDLNKDDIELVVQQTNVSKNQAIKALKAHNGDLVNAIMSLSK; the protein is encoded by the coding sequence ATGTCTGCTATCCCAGAAAACGCCAACGTTACCGTCTTAAACAAgaacgaaaagaaagccAGAGAATTGATTGGCAAATTGGGTTTGAAGCAAATCCCAGGTATCATCAGAGTCACTTTCAGGAAGAAGGACAACCAAATCTATGCTATTGAAAAGCCAGAAGTCTTCAGATCTGCCGGTGGTAACTACGTTGTCTTCGGTGAAGCTAAGGTTGACAACTTTACCCAAAAGCTAGCCGCTGCTCAACAACAAGCTCAAGCTAGCGGTATTATGCCATCTAACGAAGACGTCGCTACCAAGTCCCCAGAAGACATCCAAGCTGACATGCAAGCCGCCGCAGAAGGCAGTGTCAACGCCgcagcagaagaagatgacgaagaaggTGAAGTTGATGCCGGTGACTTGAATAAGGATGATATCGAGTTAGTCGTTCAACAAACTAACGTTTCCAAAAACCAAGCCATCAAAGCCCTGAAAGCTCACAATGGTGACTTAGTCAACGCTATCATGTCCTTGTCTAAATAa
- the MDM31 gene encoding Mdm31p (Mitochondrial protein that may have a role in phospholipid metabolism; inner membrane protein with similarity to Mdm32p; required for normal mitochondrial morphology and inheritance; interacts genetically with MMM1, MMM2, MDM10, MDM12, and MDM34), with the protein MSLFTRPFLRSPRQFSVARYVYWARSPALRSNLRIPSIAAASLRAYSNESKTGRDAPPDKKSKKLSNLKYITERDSLLVQTNNIFTKLKINIRWFLKKSTRPFNSDDISAFISWILVSNIFIFIFWTTTFVSLILYLINTVFAQEYLASKIGKFITKNESLSIVFESAIVPDWSSGKISFQKVFVSRRPKVSRGFTKGSQQDALQRAKLALSERILVNQQDFDNGNYTQFDLTIDQVDISLNFRKWINGKGILDEVTINGLRGVIDRTHVVWKKDDDPKNYLNVYQPGDFEISKFTMNDVLCTLYQPNGFRPFQVSIFNCDLPQLRKHWLFYDILNANNINGTYDNSMFTIHKKFRTDDQHQDPTLLWKQMTRFRVDNLDIDHLNAGIEGPFGWINEGRVNMIGDVLLPDDDAASDSLQLTEILTEIGDRLIKKAKRYTSSLPLVGPGFSPAVDEIDPNDYFIMDFSLRLYNVKAEVPLFTSGLTYINSALIRPIVGYINSHRTYIPIKCRIVKKKSDFEGSWTIYDSYLMRDLSAEAYDAFADYVADDEKRTLRLRRVGFWSLQLILQVILMSLGAIA; encoded by the coding sequence ATGTCCCTTTTTACCAGGCCTTTTCTAAGGAGCCCCCGGCAGTTTTCTGTAGCAAGGTATGTGTATTGGGCTAGAAGCCCTGCCCTTCGAAGTAACTTGAGAATACCGTCAATAGCAGCGGCATCGCTAAGAGCATATTCTAATGAGTCTAAAACTGGAAGGGATGCTCCTCCCgacaaaaaatcaaaaaagcTATCAAACCTGAAATACATTACTGAAAGGGATTCCCTGCTGGTGCAGACCaacaatatttttactAAGCTCAAAATAAACATACGATGGTTCTTGAAAAAGTCCACCCGGCCGTTCAATTCAGACGATATAAGTGCGTTCATCTCATGGATCCTCGTGAGCAAcattttcatattcatctTCTGGACAACCACCTTTGTATCTTTGATCCTTTACTTAATCAATACCGTGTTTGCACAAGAATACCTCGCAAGCAAGATTGGTAAATTTATTACTAAGAATGAGTCGTTGTCAATCGTTTTCGAGAGTGCCATTGTACCAGACTGGTCGTCTGGGAAAATCAGCTTTCAAAAAGTCTTCGTCTCCAGGAGACCAAAGGTCTCGCGCGGCTTTACCAAGGGTTCACAGCAGGATGCCCTGCAAAGGGCGAAGTTGGCCCTTAGTGAGAGAATATTGGTTAACCAACAGGACTTTGATAATGGCAATTATACACAGTTTGATCTGACCATTGACCAAGTCGACATATCGTTGAATTTCAGAAAGTGGATAAATGGGAAGGGTATCCTAGACGAAGTGACCATAAATGGGCTTAGAGGAGTCATAGACAGAACACACGTGGTGTGGAAAAAGGACGACGATCCTAAGAACTATCTGAACGTCTACCAGCCGGGCGACtttgaaatatcaaaattcaccATGAACGATGTCCTTTGTACACTGTACCAGCCAAATGGGTTCAGGCCATTCCAGGTGAGTATATTTAATTGCGATCTACCGCAATTGAGAAAACATTGGTTGTTCTACGATATCTTGAATGCGAACAATATCAATGGGACCTACGACAATTCAATGTTCACTATCCACAAGAAGTTCAGAACCGATGATCAGCATCAGGACCCCACGCTGCTATGGAAGCAAATGACAAGGTTTAGGGTAGACAATCTCGACATCGATCACCTGAACGCCGGTATCGAAGGACCCTTTGGATGGATCAACGAAGGTCGCGTGAACATGATTGGCGACGTTCTTTTACCAGATGACGATGCCGCGTCTGACTCGCTGCAACTGACAGAAATCCTCACAGAGATCGGTGACCGCTTAATCAAAAAAGCGAAAAGGTACACTTCATCCCTTCCTCTGGTTGGGCCAGGATTCTCCCCGGCCGTTGATGAAATTGACCCGAACGACTACTTTATTATGGACTTTTCTTTAAGACTATACAATGTCAAAGCCGAAGTCCCTCTGTTCACTTCTGGCTTAACGTATATCAATAGTGCATTGATAAGGCCTATTGTCGGGTACATCAATTCTCACAGGACATACATCCCAATCAAATGCCGCattgtaaagaaaaagtcTGATTTTGAGGGCTCCTGGACCATATATGATTCATACCTTATGCGGGATCTAAGTGCGGAAGCGTACGATGCCTTCGCCGACTACGTCGCTGACGATGAAAAGAGGACATTACGCTTGAGAAGGGTGGGCTTTTGGTCACTGCAACTTATACTCCAGGTGATTTTGATGAGTCTCGGTGCTATCGCGTGA
- the NVJ1 gene encoding Nvj1p (Nuclear envelope protein; anchored to nuclear inner membrane, interacts with vacuolar membrane protein Vac8p to promote formation of nucleus-vacuole junctions during piecemeal microautophagy of the nucleus (PMN); targeted to vacuole via AP-3 pathway): protein MTRPPLVRGIFSLGLSVAVLKGVEKTVRKHLERQGWIEPQKVDYELIFTIDRLKNLVDNKREALTAEQPDAGELSWRKVFNFISRQSSELDTRIYVLILLLSFLLPIAWTVLDGDRETTLEDKDNDCNVDLIENERRLKHYNDGERAVLQFGKNRSEPIILSYKDMNVLEGEHEFTSKEEHSNSHLTSKSENALNQVGSEDLLGCHLEKQLEEDKNEPNGEADGEDDNNREKDCSSSSEVESQSKCRKESTAEPDSLSRDTRTTSSLKSSTSFPISFKGSIDLKSLNQPSSLLHIQVSPTKSSNLDAQVNTEQAYSQPFRY, encoded by the coding sequence ATGACTCGTCCCCCATTGGTTCGTGGAATCTTTTCGTTAGGTCTTTCTGTAGCCGTTTTGAAAGGTGTTGAAAAAACAGTTCGTAAGCATTTGGAAAGACAGGGATGGATAGAGCCCCAGAAAGTGGACTATGAGTTAATTTTCACTATAGATAGGTTGAAAAACTTGGTAGATAATAAGCGTGAGGCTTTAACTGCGGAACAACCCGACGCTGGTGAACTGAGCTGGCGTAAAGTATTTAATTTCATTTCCAGACAATCCAGCGAATTGGACACACGAATATACGTTCTTATACTACTCCTATCCTTTCTACTACCTATCGCGTGGACTGTACTGGACGGTGATCGCGAGACCACGCTAGAAGATAAGGATAACGATTGTAATGTAGATCttattgaaaacgaaaGGAGGCTGAAGCATTACAACGATGGTGAAAGAGCAGTATTGCAATTTGGTAAAAATAGATCCGAACCTATTATATTAAGCTATAAGGACATGAACGTTTTGGAAGGGGAACATGAGTTTACCTCCAAAGAGGAACACAGTAACAGCCATTTGACAAGCAAGAGCGAAAATGCACTAAACCAAGTAGGGAGTGAAGATTTGTTAGGTTGTCACCTGGAAAAGcaattggaagaagacaaaaatgAACCGAATGGAGAAGCAGACGGTGAGGATGATAATAACCGGGAAAAGGATTGCAGCTCCAGTTCAGAAGTTGAGTCGCAGAGTAAATGCCGAAAGGAAAGTACTGCAGAGCCTGACTCTCTCTCACGGGATACCAGAACAACCTCTTCCCTTAAATCAAGTACATCATTCCCCATATCATTCAAGGGCTCGATAGACCTTAAGTCGTTAAACCAGCCTTCATCATTGTTGCATATACAAGTATCTCCCACAAAATCTAGTAATCTAGATGCACAAGTGAACACTGAACAAGCATACTCTCAACCATTTAGATACTAA
- the UTP9 gene encoding Utp9p (Nucleolar protein; component of the small subunit (SSU) processome containing the U3 snoRNA that is involved in processing of pre-18S rRNA) — protein sequence MGSSLDLVASFSHDSTRFAFQASVAQKNNVDIYPLNETKDYVVNSSLVSHIDYETNDMKVSDVIFFGWCSDLIDTQSSNIKRKLDEDEGTGESSEQRCENFFVNGFPDGRIVVYSSNGKDIVNIIKNKKEILGADTDESDIWILDSDKVVKKLQYNNSKPLKTFTLVDGKDDEIVHFQILHQNGTLLVCIITKQMVYIVDPSKRRPSTKYSFEISDAVACEFSSDGKYLLIANNEELIAYDLKEDSKLIQSWPVQVKTLKTLDDLIMALTTDGKINNYKIGEADKVCSIVVNEDLEIIDFTPINSKQQVLISWLNVNEPNFESISLKEIETQGYITINKNEKNNADEADQKKLEEKEEEAQPEVQHEKKETETKINKKVSKSDQVEIANILSSHLEANSTEILDDLMSGSWTEPEIKKFILTKINTVDHLSKIFLTISKSITQNPWNEENLLPLWLKWLLTLKSGELNSIKDKHTKKNCKHLKSALRSSEEILPVLLGIQGRLEMLRRQAKLREDLAQLSMQEGEDDEIEVIEHSNVISNPLQDQASPVEKLEPDSIVYANGESDEFVDASEYKD from the coding sequence ATGGGCTCCTCTTTGGATTTGGTGGCGAGCTTCTCGCATGATTCCACTCGTTTTGCATTCCAAGCAAGCGTCGCACAAAAGAACAATGTGGATATTTATCCATTAAATGAAACTAAGGATTATGTGGTCAATAGTTCATTAGTGAGTCATATTGACTATGAGACAAACGATATGAAGGTTTCAGATGTAATCTTCTTTGGGTGGTGTAGTGATTTGATAGATACGCAGTCATCcaatatcaaaagaaaattagatgaagatgaaggaaCTGGTGAATCAAGTGAGCAAAGATGTGAAAACTTTTTCGTTAACGGATTTCCTGACGGAAGAATTGTTGTTTACTCTTCTAATGGTAAGGATATAGTTAATATCatcaagaataaaaaagagattttGGGAGCAGACACAGACGAGTCTGATATATGGATTTTGGATAGTGATAAAGTCGTTAAGAAATTACAGTATAACAATTCGAAACCTCTAAAGACTTTTACGCTAGTTGATGGTAAAGATGACGAAATAGTtcatttccaaattttGCACCAAAATGGCACTTTATTGGTATGCATTATTACTAAACAGATGGTTTATATTGTTGATCCATCAAAGAGAAGACCCTCTACTAAGTATagttttgaaatatcaGACGCTGTAGCATgtgaattttcttcagaCGGTAAGTATCTGTTAATTGCCAACAACGAAGAATTAATAGCTTACGACTTGAAGGAAGATTCAAAGCTGATCCAATCATGGCCTGTCCAAGTGAAGACATTGAAAACTTTAGATGATTTGATAATGGCTTTGACTACTGATGGTAAAATTAATAATTATAAGATTGGCGAAGCCGACAAAGTTTGTTCTATAGTTGTAAATgaagatttggaaattatAGATTTCACGCCAATAAACAGCAAGCAACAGGTTCTAATTTCATGGCTAAATGTCAATGAACCCAACTTTGAatctatttctttaaaagaaattgaaactCAGGGGTATATtacaataaacaaaaatgaaaaaaataatgctGATGAAGCGGaccaaaagaaattagaagagaaagaagaagaagctcAGCCTGAAGTTCAACATGAGAAGAAGGAGACTGAAACTAAGATAAACAAGAAAGTTAGTAAATCAGATCAAGTTGAAATTGCTAATATTCTCTCATCGCATTTAGAAGCTAATTCAACAGAAATATTGGATGATCTGATGTCTGGAAGTTGGACAGAACCAGagattaaaaaattcatcttAACCAAGATCAATACAGTAGATCATCTAAGTAAGATATTTTTGACTATATCAAAGTCAATAACACAAAATCCATggaatgaagaaaatttactTCCGTTGTGGCTTAAGTGGTTGCTGACTTTGAAAAGTGGGGAGTTAAATTCTATAAAGGATAAACatacaaagaaaaattgcaaGCATTTAAAATCTGCATTAAGATCTTCAGAGGAGATCTTGCCTGTTCTACTCGGTATACAAGGTAGATTAGAAATGTTGAGGAGGCAAGCAAAATTGAGAGAGGATCTTGCACAACTATCTATGCAAGAGggtgaagatgatgaaatagAAGTTATAGAGCATTCAAATGTAATTAGTAATCCTTTGCAGGATCAAGCATCGCCTGTTGAAAAGCTTGAACCAGATTCAATTGTTTATGCAAATGGAGAAAGTGACGAATTTGTCGACGCATCGGAATACAAAGATTGA